From a region of the Pseudanabaena sp. ABRG5-3 genome:
- a CDS encoding diacylglycerol/polyprenol kinase family protein produces MLITSDVSPTITLAIQIGTVVIWLGLVFLASEILHRLKQDPEVVRKVVHIGTGNVLLIAWWLNIPTWLCIAAGVTFSAIALASHRINILPMLDDVGRKTYGVFYYALSITILVTLLWENYPQYAVIGVMVMSWGDGMAALIGKRFGTHIFVHLGNKRSYEGSFAMFATSVIVILSILGITHGIRPSDLGVAIPVAAIAALLEAYSPGGTDNLSVPLSSAALSFVLQNYF; encoded by the coding sequence ATGCTCATAACTAGCGATGTCTCACCCACAATTACTCTGGCGATCCAAATTGGCACAGTAGTAATTTGGCTTGGTCTAGTATTTCTAGCTTCAGAAATCTTGCATCGTCTCAAACAAGATCCTGAAGTAGTTCGCAAAGTTGTGCATATTGGGACGGGCAATGTACTGCTCATTGCATGGTGGTTAAATATCCCCACATGGCTATGTATTGCCGCAGGTGTAACATTTAGCGCGATCGCCCTAGCATCTCACCGCATTAATATTTTGCCGATGCTCGATGATGTGGGGCGCAAAACCTATGGGGTGTTCTACTACGCGCTCAGTATCACAATTTTAGTAACTTTGCTGTGGGAGAACTATCCTCAATATGCAGTGATCGGCGTGATGGTGATGTCTTGGGGTGATGGGATGGCAGCCCTAATTGGTAAAAGATTTGGTACACATATTTTTGTGCATTTGGGCAATAAACGCAGCTATGAAGGCTCCTTTGCCATGTTTGCCACAAGCGTAATCGTAATTCTTAGTATTTTGGGCATTACTCACGGTATTCGTCCTAGCGATCTGGGTGTAGCTATACCTGTTGCCGCGATCGCTGCTTTACTCGAAGCCTATTCCCCTGGAGGCACAGATAATCTCTCCGTCCCCTTATCTAGTGCGGCTTTAAGTTTTGTTCTGCAAAATTACTTTTGA